The Neomonachus schauinslandi chromosome 11, ASM220157v2, whole genome shotgun sequence genome contains a region encoding:
- the KDM4D gene encoding lysine-specific demethylase 4D → MEAMKSKANCAQNPSCTIMIFHPTKEEFNDFDKYIAYMESQGAHRAGLAKVIPPKEWKARETYDDISDILIATPLQQVVSGQAGVFTQYHKKKKAMTVGEYCHLANGRKYRTPPHSDFEDLERKYWKTRLYDSPIYGADINGSLFDENTKEWNLGHLGTIQDLLEQECGVVIEGVNTPYLYFGMWKTTFAWHTEDMDLYSINYLHFGEPKTWYAVPPEHGQRLERLATELFPGSARACEAFLRHKVALISPTVLKDNGIPFSRITQEAGEFMVTFPYGYHSGFNHGFNCAEAINFATPRWIDYGKVASQCSCGEARVTFSMDAFVRILQPERYELWKRGQDRAAVDHTEPAALGSRELRAWREVRAPGRAALGLRHLPQRRAPRALRPVAAGPGTRRRTPLRPASARPLPAQSSSSDAQSGAVPARTSRESGPTRPPPPNPSAPDLRPPTGRCGPGRRPREQGAQGPSIQARAKRRLSVGTGHAAQHCKAQPLSVDGSWMDKPAPPSPGLRRAAEASGSGCALVP, encoded by the coding sequence ATGGAAGCTATGAAGTCTAAGGCCAACTGTGCTCAGAACCCGAGTTGTACCATAATGATATTTCATCCAACCAAAGAAGAGTTTAATGATTTTGATAAATACATTGCTTACATGGAATCCCAAGGCGCACACCGAGCCGGCCTCGCCAAGGTGATTCCACCCAAGGAATGGAAAGCCAGAGAGACCTACGATGATATCAGTGACATCTTAATAGCCACTCCCCTCCAGCAGGTGGTCTCCGGGCAGGCAGGTGTGTTTACTCAGtaccataaaaagaagaaagccatgACAGTGGGGGAGTATTGCCATTTGGCGAATGGCAGAAAGTATCGGACTCCACCACACTCGGATTTTGAGGACTTGGAGCGAAAATACTGGAAAACCCGTCTCTACGATTCTCCGATCTATGGCGCTGACATCAACGGCTCCTTGTTTGACGAAAACACGAAGGAGTGGAACCTCGGACACCTGGGAACCATTCAGGACCTGCTGGAGCAGGAGTGCGGCGTGGTCATCGAGGGCGTCAACACCCCCTACCTGTACTTTGGCATGTGGAAGACCACCTTCGCCTGGCACACGGAGGACATGGACCTTTACAGCATCAACTACCTGCACTTCGGGGAGCCCAAAACTTGGTACGCGGTGCCCCCAGAGCACGGCCAGCGCCTGGAACGCCTGGCCACGGAGCTCTTCCCGGGCAGCGCCCGCGCCTGCGAGGCCTTCCTGCGGCACAAGGTGGCTCTCATCTCGCCCACCGTCCTCAAGGACAACGGGATCCCCTTCAGTCGGATCACGCAGGAGGCTGGCGAGTTCATGGTGACGTTTCCCTATGGCTACCACTCTGGCTTCAACCATGGCTTCAACTGCGCAGAAGCCATCAACTTCGCCACCCCGCGCTGGATCGATTATGGCAAGGTGGCCTCCCAGTGCAGCTGCGGGGAGGCCCGGGTCACCTTTTCCATGGACGCCTTCGTGCGCATCCTGCAGCCCGAGCGCTATGAGCTGTGGAAGCGCGGGCAGGACCGGGCTGCCGTGGACCACACGGAGCCCGCGGCGCTGGGCAGCCGGGAGCTGCGCGCCTGGAGGGAGGTGCGCGCCCCCGGGAGAGCCGCGCTGGGCCTGAGGCACCTCCCCCAGCGCCGCGCCCCGCGCGCCCTGCGGCCTGTGGCCGCTGGCCCGGGCACCCGCCGCCGCACCCCTCTGCGCCCGGCCTCCGCGCGCCCCTTGCCCGCGCAGAGCTCTTCCTCTGATGCCCAGTCCGGGGCTGTCCCCGCCCGCACCTCCCGGGAGTCTGGCCCCACCCGGCCGCCGCCCCCCAACCCCTCTGCCCCAGATCTCCGGCCCCCCACTGGCAGGTGTGGTCCTGGTCGTCGTCCTCGGGAACAGGGTGCTCAGGGGCCTAGCATCCAGGCCCGGGCCAAGAGGCGCCTGTCGGTGGGAACAGGGCACGCAGCTCAGCACTGCAAGGCTCAGCCCCTTTCTGTGGATGGAAGCTGGATGGACAAGCCGGCACCACCAAGCCCTGGGCTCCGGCGAGCGGCTGAGGCTTCCGGGTCCGGCTGTGCCCTTGTCCCCTAA
- the LOC123326230 gene encoding lysine-specific demethylase 4D-like: MKSKPYGPQNPSYTVRTFHPTTEEFKDFDTYIAYVESQGAHRAGLAKVIPPKEWKARETYDDISDILIATPLQQVVSGQAGVFTQYHKKKKAMTVGEYCHLANGRKYRTPPHSDFEDLERKYWKTRLYDSPIYGADINGSLFDENTKEWNLGHLGTIQDLLEQECGVVIEGVNTPYLYFGMWKTTFAWHTEDMDLYSINYLHFGEPKTWYAVPPEHGQRLERLATELFPGSARACEAFLRHKVALISPTVLKDNGIPFSRITQEAGEFMVTFPYGYHSGFNHGFNCAEAINFATPRWIDYGKVASQCSCGEARVTLSMDAFVRILQPERYELWKRGQDRAAVDHTEPAALGSRELRAWREVRAPGRAALGLRHLPQRRAPRALRPVAAGPGTRRCTPLRPASARPLPAQSSSSDAHSGAVPARTSRESGPTRPPPPNPSAPDLRPPTGRCGPGRRPREQGAQGPSIQARAKRRLSVGTGHAAQHCKAQPLPVDGGWMDKPAPPSPGFQVYFEASGCCCAPDLQPLGPPLDPDNPMHPGPCLLSLDGITVSFSDSVPLAPPNGTQRRFPSHADGDCGAPLTLSEVVMMDHTYASVKPTPAPAASISCIPDFDPLGLKPETAALFESWVVLSPDGRTSAFELLTFKDFAQYGCI, translated from the coding sequence ATGAAGTCTAAGCCCTATGGTCCCCAGAACCCAAGTTATACAGTCAGGACCTTCCACCCAACCACGGAAGAATTTAAGGATTTCGACACATATATTGCTTATGTGGAATCCCAAGGCGCACACCGAGCCGGCCTCGCCAAGGTGATTCCACCCAAGGAATGGAAAGCCAGAGAGACCTACGATGATATCAGTGACATCTTAATAGCCACTCCCCTCCAGCAGGTGGTCTCCGGGCAGGCAGGTGTGTTTACTCAGtaccataaaaagaagaaagccatgACAGTGGGGGAGTATTGCCATTTGGCGAATGGCAGAAAGTATCGGACTCCACCACACTCGGATTTTGAGGACTTGGAGCGAAAATACTGGAAAACCCGTCTCTACGATTCTCCGATCTATGGCGCTGACATCAACGGCTCCTTGTTTGACGAAAACACGAAGGAGTGGAACCTCGGACACCTGGGAACCATTCAGGACCTGCTGGAGCAGGAGTGCGGCGTGGTCATCGAGGGCGTCAACACCCCCTACCTGTACTTTGGCATGTGGAAGACCACCTTCGCCTGGCACACGGAGGACATGGACCTTTACAGCATCAACTACCTGCACTTCGGGGAGCCCAAAACTTGGTACGCGGTGCCCCCAGAGCACGGCCAGCGCCTGGAACGCCTGGCCACGGAGCTCTTCCCGGGCAGCGCCCGCGCCTGCGAGGCCTTCCTGCGGCACAAGGTGGCTCTCATCTCGCCCACCGTCCTCAAGGACAACGGGATCCCCTTCAGTCGGATCACGCAGGAGGCTGGCGAGTTCATGGTGACGTTTCCCTATGGCTACCACTCTGGCTTCAACCATGGCTTCAACTGCGCAGAAGCCATCAACTTCGCCACCCCGCGCTGGATCGATTATGGCAAGGTGGCCTCCCAGTGCAGCTGCGGGGAGGCCCGGGTCACCCTTTCCATGGACGCCTTCGTGCGCATCCTGCAGCCCGAGCGCTATGAGCTGTGGAAGCGCGGGCAGGACCGGGCTGCGGTGGACCACACGGAGCCCGCGGCGCTGGGCAGCCGGGAGCTGCGCGCCTGGAGGGAGGTGCGCGCCCCCGGGAGAGCCGCGCTGGGCCTGAGGCACCTCCCCCAGCGCCGCGCCCCGCGCGCCCTGCGGCCTGTGGCCGCTGGCCCGGGCACCCGCCGCTGCACCCCTCTGCGCCCGGCCTCCGCGCGCCCCTTGCCCGCGCAGAGCTCTTCCTCTGATGCCCATTCCGGAGCTGTCCCCGCCCGCACCTCCCGGGAGTCTGGCCCCACCCGGCCGCCGCCCCCCAACCCCTCTGCCCCAGATCTCCGGCCCCCCACTGGCAGGTGTGGTCCTGGTCGTCGTCCTCGGGAACAGGGTGCTCAGGGGCCTAGCATCCAGGCCCGGGCCAAGAGGCGCCTGTCGGTGGGAACAGGGCACGCAGCTCAGCACTGCAAGGCTCAGCCCCTTCCTGTGGATGGAGGCTGGATGGACAAGCCCGCACCACCGAGCCCTGGATTCCAGGTTTATTTTGAGGCTTCTGGGTGCTGTTGTGCCCCTGATCTTCAACCCTTAGGGCCCCCATTGGATCCTGATAATCCGATGCACCCTGGCCCGTGCCTGCTATCCCTGGACGGTATTACAGTCAGCTTCTCTGACAGTGTTCCTCTGGCTCCTCCAAATGGAACTCAGAGAAGATTCCCCAGCCATGCTGATGGGGACTGCGGcgcccctctgaccctctctgagGTTGTAATGATGGACCACACTTATGCCTCTGTGAAGCCGACCCCAGCTCCAGCTGCCAGCATCTCTTGCATCCCTGACTTTGATCCTCTGGGGTTGAAGCCAGAGACTGCTGCCCTTTTTGAGTCCTGGGTTGTGTTAAGCCCTGATGGAAGAACTTCAGCCTTCGAGCTGttgacttttaaagattttgcccAATATGGCTGTATCTGA